The following is a genomic window from Anaerotignum faecicola.
AGGAGGACAAAGTGTTCTTAAGTCGTGTAACGATAGCGGAAGTACCGGAGGGGCAGCTGGGAGTCCTGTATATAAACCATGCAGCGAGTGCGGTTGTAACAGACCGGGAGGCTGCATACTGGAATGTCTGGGAACCGTGTGAGCTTCGCATGATCGATATGAGAGAGCCGGCGATGGATCGGACTGTCGAAAAGAGCCTTTTGCGTCTGATTGACCAGCAGTATTATAAGAAGATTGAGATCCTGCCGGGGGAGAAGGGGCTGTTGTATCAGGATAATATTCTGACGGATGAGCTGGGGCCCGGAACGTATTATTACTGGCTGTATGCCAGGGATGTTTTATGCCGCGTCGTGGATTTAAAGATGAAGGAACTGGAGATTAGCGGCCAGGAAATTCTGACGGCAGACCGGGTTGGAATCCGGCTGAATTTGACCGCTACATACCGAATCGCAGACCCGAGGCGGCTGGTGGAGACCATTAAGGGGGTAGAAAACCAGCTTTATACCCGCATTCAGCTGATTGTGCGGGAATACATAGGCCGCTACCGCCTGGATGAGATTCTGGAACAGAAGGAAGCCATTGCCGGATTTCTGGCACAGCGTATGAGGGAAGAGCAGGAGCAGTACTGTGTGGAGGTCCAGACCATCGGTATCAAGGATATTATCCTTCCCGGAGAGATTCGGGATATCATGAATACGGTACTGATCGCGGAAAAGAGGGCTCAGGCCAATGTGATTACCCGGCGTGAAGAGGTTGCATCCACCCGGTCGCTGCTAAATACCGCGAAGCTGATGGATGAGAACAAGACACTTT
Proteins encoded in this region:
- a CDS encoding slipin family protein, with the translated sequence MFLSRVTIAEVPEGQLGVLYINHAASAVVTDREAAYWNVWEPCELRMIDMREPAMDRTVEKSLLRLIDQQYYKKIEILPGEKGLLYQDNILTDELGPGTYYYWLYARDVLCRVVDLKMKELEISGQEILTADRVGIRLNLTATYRIADPRRLVETIKGVENQLYTRIQLIVREYIGRYRLDEILEQKEAIAGFLAQRMREEQEQYCVEVQTIGIKDIILPGEIRDIMNTVLIAEKRAQANVITRREEVASTRSLLNTAKLMDENKTL